The following are encoded together in the Cyanobacterium aponinum PCC 10605 genome:
- a CDS encoding ArsR/SmtB family transcription factor: protein MINKSYSQVEEKNNTQSLSDCLMAQMPPAALDLVADFFKVLSETSRLNIVCCLRTGSKNVTEIIDKTGLGQANVSKHLKILAQAGIVARTQKGINVYYQISNPFVFDLCDLVCNSLSIQIQQQHEQLRQIQKMQNNETVN, encoded by the coding sequence ATGATTAACAAGTCCTATTCTCAAGTTGAAGAAAAAAATAATACTCAATCTTTATCTGATTGCTTAATGGCACAAATGCCCCCTGCCGCTTTAGATTTGGTTGCTGATTTTTTTAAAGTCTTATCAGAAACCAGTCGTTTAAATATTGTGTGTTGTTTGAGGACTGGTTCAAAAAATGTTACAGAAATCATCGATAAAACAGGATTGGGACAAGCCAATGTATCTAAACACCTGAAAATCTTAGCACAAGCGGGAATTGTGGCCCGGACTCAAAAAGGTATCAATGTATATTATCAAATTTCTAATCCCTTCGTCTTTGACTTATGTGATTTAGTTTGTAACTCTTTGTCTATTCAAATACAGCAACAACACGAACAATTAAGACAAATACAAAAAATGCAAAATAACGAAACAGTCAATTAA